GCCGCCGTGAATGGCATTGTATAGTCAATTCGACCACCTGATCCAGCAATCGCCCACTTTGCATTGCATTCTTCATTCATTCACTCTTTTGGGCCATACTTAAGGACGCGCCCAGCTGGATTTCGCGCGCGCGTCGAGCAAATACCAGACAACTTCATCAATTCACAACCTCTTCGCCACTCATTTCAATAACACGAAAGTCATCACATCGACTACCGAAACCTACATCACTCCCGTCGATTCTCCGACCACAATCGAACAAAGCCTTTCCCGCGTGGCCTCGGGCCTCTAATTGCCTACCGTTCTTGGGCGGATCGACCCCCCCTATCCGCGCGACTCTTTGTCCTCCGCACGGGCCATTCACGGAAACCTCCCATCACAGTCGCTGGACGACTCGCCTCCATCCGTCATGGCCTTTCTCCAACACAACCATCGCTCACATTCTCACCTCCACGCCCGCGGGCTCACACTCCCTTTGGATGCCGGACGAAACGACGACCGAATAATGGCACCTCGAGACGCGGATGCATTACCGGACGCGATGCCCATTCCACGACCGGTCGTGACGGATTTTGGCGATGCGCTGAACTTGACCGCCGCCGCGTCGCCTTTCTCGCATGGACTGAATGGCGTGGATCAGTACATGAATTATTTGTTTGCGAATGCTATTGTCGGGTCATTTCTGGCTCTTCTTGGATTAACACTAATATACCGATGGATCAAGATGGGAAATGCGCATATGCGGCATTTATTCACGATGAATCGCGACTCTGACCAGAGATATTTCATGCACAATCATGGAGATTTCTGGCCGAAGGTGAAGAGGTCCATTCTATATGCGCCGCTGTGGAAGAATCGCCACAACAAGGAGATTCAGATTACGCAGGCCGTCACCATCGGCACGTTGCCATCTCGATTTCATACAGTGCTTTTGCTGGCGTATGTTCTCAGTAATATCGCATACTGCCTCGCTCTGGACTGGACGAAGCCGGATTACGAAGTTGTTGCAGAGCTGCGCGGACGAACTGGAGTACTGGCTGCACTAAACCTCATCCCGACGGTCCTCTTCGCACTGAGGAACAACCCATTAATACCGATCCTCAAGGTTTCCTACGACACATTTAATCTCCTCCATCGATGGTGTGCCAGGATCATGGTGTTCGAGAGCATCATCCACACCATCATGTGGGCAGTGAACGCAGTCAAGGCGGGAGGGTACGATCAGATCTCCATCTCGCTGTCCACCAGCATGAGCTACACCTGGGGAATGGTCGGAACAGGACTGTTCACTTTCATGGCATTGTCGGCGTTTGGACCGTTGAGACATGCTGCGTACGAGACGTTCATCAACTCGCATCGACTGATGGTGTTGGTTTCGATCATTGCGGTGTACCTCCACCTGGATCTGGCGAATCTGCCGATGCTGCCGTATGTGCAGTTGAGTTTGGCATTCTGGGCTGCGGAGGTGGTGTGGAGAATAGGCAGGATTCTCTACCACAATGCGAGCCGTAAGCGAGGATTGACCAAAGTGACGGTGGAATGGCTACCGAATGACGCCTGTCGGGTGACATTCGAGTTGTCAAGACCGTGGAAGTGGAGGCCTGGATGTCATGTGCACGCGTATATTCCTACGCTAGCATTGTGGTCCAGCCATCCCTTCTCCATCGCTTGGGCGGAGAACCGCTCCCAAGGAGCCCCGATGGAGATTGAGATGGAGAAGTTTGACAAGATGCCCGCATCCTCAACAGGCATCTTCGACCCGGCCGCCGCGCAACGAAACAGCCACTTTGGCGCACGATCGTCCGTCTTCGCATCCCCTCTGCGAAACTCCGTCGCCGCGCCTCGAACCTCCGTCTTCGCCCAACCCGTCCGCTCCTCCAACTACATGTCCCCAATCGTCGAGtcacccacctcctccatccacaAACTCCCAAAACTCGCACCCACCACCACTCTCACCCAAACGACATCTCACGCCTCCTCAAATCACGACCACCCCACCCCCGACCTCACCCTCCCCCGCGACGCAAACgtcacctccctctccctcgtgATCCGCGCTCGCACCGGCATGACCCGCCACATGTACAACCGCGTGGCCGCAAGTCCAACCCGCTCCTTCACAACCTGGGGCGCCATCGAGGGCCCTTACGGCGGGCATGAATCCCTCTCCTCCTACGGCAccgtcatcctcttcgccggcggCGTGGGAATCACGCATTGCATCGGCTACATCCGGCACCTGCTCCTGCAATACCAAGCCGGCACGACATCCACACGGAAAATCCTTCTCGTATGGTCCGTCCCCACGACGGAATCTCTCGAATGGGTGCGCGCATGGATGGACACGATTTTACGCATGGAATGTCGGAGAGAAGTCCTCCGCATCCAACTCTTCGTCACAAAACCACGGCATCGAGGAGAGGTTGTCAGCTCGACGGGAAGCGTGCAGATGTTTCCCGGACGATGTAATCCCACGACGATTTTGAAGAGGGAGGTTCCCGAGCGGATTGGAGCGATGGGCGTCACGGTTTGTGGACCGGGAGCGTTTGCGGATAATGTGAGGGCGGCGTGTCGGAGTGTGGTGAGGGAAGTCCAATTGGACTTTGTGGAGGAGGCGTACACGTATTGAGGCAGAGGATGGAAGTGGATTCTTGAGGTGGATTCTTTTTTTTTGTTGATTTTGTTGCGCTTGAGCGAGCATTTTTCTTGTTCTTTCTTGGATGGAAAGTTGCGagtttggagaggaggatacCACAGTTTGGAAACCTGGAAAGTTGCATGGGAGAGTAAGGTACAGTTGCATACGACAGAGCGGGTTGATAGCAGACGAGCAGTGAGCAGCGAGCAAGTGAGCTAGAGAAGCTCTTAACAGCAGATGTCCAGTAGTTTGGACAGAATTGAAAGGGAAGATTATGCCCTTCTACACTCATCAACAATATTCCGGTGACTTTGCCCATACCGTCTATGGTCCTCTTTTTGCGTCTCTCCTCTCGAATGCTCGCCTGAACAACACAGCGTCTACCCTCCGTCGTGATTCCGTAGTTTGACTTCGCTCATGGGTCAATGCAAGAACCACAGTGGGGAGAAGATAAATATAGCAATAGACCCTCGTGTTTGGGTCGGAGGAGGTTTTAGGCCTGAGGAATTCGAGGGTTCACCGTTTCTGAACCGGCATCCCCTTGCGTCGTCGGTGACGAGGTTAGCTTTGCATTGACCCGATACCGAAGGACATTGATCTTCACTTTCACACATACTCGCGTGGTCGTATCGCTTGGCCGAGTTGATCGAGCCACTGACTGGGCGGACACCGTTCTGGCGTATCGTATTGCATTGCACTGCATTCTCTGCccacgacctcctcgtcATACCCCAGCAGCAAAAGCGCCAGAAACCCCGCCAAGCCAGCATCTCGAGTTCGACAACCCCATCGCCTCCGAACCCACACGACTCACACGAACCCAGCACAGCGCCCACCTGCGGCCATCCCATATCACCCTCCATCCGCGACCCTGATGCCCTCACAATGGCAGACCACCTCCCCCCCGAACTCTCCGCGCAACTGCGCCAACTggacatcgacctcgaagaaggcgacaTCACGCGGAAAGGATACGAGAAGAGGCGGGCGATGATTCTGGCGCAGTTTTTACCGGCCGCGGTGAATGAGGGACAAGATGGGAGGACGGGGAGTATGCTCAGCCACGAACAGGCGCAAGCACAATTGTCAcaagtcggaggaggaggacattCGAGACAGACGAGTCGAGGGAGTGTCATTCCCGCGGGACCGTTTATGCAGGATTATTCATCAGGAGGTCCGGGAGATGGGTATGCGGGGCAGCAACAATATGATGGAcgaggaggggagggattCGAGCCGCCGAGCCAGGTGCAGCGGTTTCAAGAGCAGCAGTTGGGAATGgtgccgccgccgagggcTCAGGCTTCGCAGCAGTTCgctcagcaacaacaacagtcgCAACGGCAGAGTTCGTTTAGTATGCTGCAACCTGCTCCACAGGGGAATCGGCCGGGGAGTAATCACAGTCGGTACAGTTCGATGGTGAGGGATGATTATGCTTTCAACCCGGATGCGAAGACgccaggaggaggaggaggatggggagggaGTGAGGCTGGGAGCAGGATGAGCACGATGCTGGACTCTCAACAGGGATATTTTTCGGATTTCGCGGGACAGCAACTCGCGGATCAGAGGCCGCGGGAGAGTTATGGTGGACCGCAGAGGTATAGCATGGGCGAAGCCTTTTCTCCCACGGCGATGATTCCGCCTCCGTTGATGAGGGATGATCTACCGAGTGCGCATGTTCATCAATTACCACTGGAGCCGAGAGATGTGCCTTTTGCCGTGCACGATCCGCATAACAGCAGTATTCCCATGTCGAACTTCGACAACATTGGAGCAGTCCTGCGACATCGAGGAAAAATGCAAGCCCGCCAACCAGCGTACTGGGTTCTGGACTCCAAGGGCAAAGAAACAGCGAGCATCACCTGGGATAAATTTACCTCTCGCGCGGAGAAAGTCGCCCAAGTCATCCGGGACAAGTCGAATCTCTACCGCGGCGACCGCGTAGCTCTCGTATACCGCGACACGGAGGTCATCGAATTCGCCATCGCGTTGATGGGATGTTTCATCGCGGGGGTAGTGGCCGTACCGATCAACAATGTCAACGACTATCAGAAACTATCCCTCCTCTTGACCACCACGCAAAGTCACCTCGCCCTCACGACGGATAACAATCTCAAAGCCTTCTCGCGGGACATTTCAAATCAGAAATTGAAGTGGCCGACGGGCGTGGAGTGGTGGAAAACAAACGAGTTCGGGTCCTATCATCCGAAAAAGAAGGATGGAGATGCACCGTTGCAGGTCCCGGATTTGGCGTATATTGAGTTCTCGAGAGCGCCGACGGGGGATTTGAGAGGAGTGGTGTTGTCGCATCGCACGATCATGCATCAGATGGCGTGTTTATCCGCGATGGTGGCAACGATTCCGACGACTTCGGCGAAGGATGTGGATACGTTTTCGAGTACGCTGAGGAGCACGGATGGGAGTTATATTGTCAATCGACCGGGACGGCATGAGACGATCATGAGTTACCTGGATCCGAGGGAGAGTTGTGGACTTATTTTGGGCGTACTGTTGGGGGTTTATGGCGGCCATACGACGGTCTGCTTTGAGAGCAAGACGGTCGACACACCGGGTTTGTATGCCCATCTGATCAGCAAGTATCGCGCGACGATCATGGTGGCGGATTATCCCGGACTGAAGAGAGCGGCGTATAATTACCAGCAGGATCCCATGGCGACGCGGAATTTCAAGAAGAATATGGAGCCAAATTTTTCCAGCGTCAAGATTTGTCTGATTGACAGTCTGACGGTCGACGCGGAGTTTCACGATATCTTGGCGGATCGATGGTTGAAACCGATGAGGAATCCGCGCGCGAGGGAATTGGTCGCGCCCATGTTGGCGTTGCCGGAACATGGCGGGATGATCATTTCCGTCCGGGACTGGCTGGGAGGGGAAGAGAGGATGGGGTGTGATCTCACACTGAtgagggaagaggaggatgtcgaagGGGATAGTGATGACAATGTTCCTGAGAGTCCGAGCACGGCGAATAATTACACCAGTCTGCTGGATAGCACACATTCTGGGAAAGGACGCAAGGCGGTTGCGTCGTCGCAGAGTAAGAGGGGACGCACCGAGTTGAGCGA
This genomic stretch from Zymoseptoria tritici IPO323 chromosome 10, whole genome shotgun sequence harbors:
- a CDS encoding putative FRE ferric reductase-like transmembrane component (Shows sequence similarity to FRE proteins of S. cerevisiae. These proteins are involved in iron uptake. They are ferroxidase(FET)-dependent reductases.), translated to MAPRDADALPDAMPIPRPVVTDFGDALNLTAAASPFSHGLNGVDQYMNYLFANAIVGSFLALLGLTLIYRWIKMGNAHMRHLFTMNRDSDQRYFMHNHGDFWPKVKRSILYAPLWKNRHNKEIQITQAVTIGTLPSRFHTVLLLAYVLSNIAYCLALDWTKPDYEVVAELRGRTGVLAALNLIPTVLFALRNNPLIPILKVSYDTFNLLHRWCARIMVFESIIHTIMWAVNAVKAGGYDQISISLSTSMSYTWGMVGTGLFTFMALSAFGPLRHAAYETFINSHRLMVLVSIIAVYLHLDLANLPMLPYVQLSLAFWAAEVVWRIGRILYHNASRKRGLTKVTVEWLPNDACRVTFELSRPWKWRPGCHVHAYIPTLALWSSHPFSIAWAENRSQGAPMEIEMEKFDKMPASSTGIFDPAAAQRNSHFGARSSSPTSSIHKLPKLAPTTTLTQTTSHASSNHDHPTPDLTLPRDANVTSLSLVIRARTGMTRHMYNRVAASPTRSFTTWGAIEGPYGGHESLSSYGTVILFAGGVGITHCIGYIRHLLLQYQAGTTSTRKILLVWSVPTTESLEWVRAWMDTILRMECRREVLRIQLFVTKPRHRGEVVSSTGSVQMFPGRCNPTTILKREVPERIGAMGVTVCGPGAFADNVRAACRSVVREVQLDFVEEAYTY